From one Desulfuribacillus stibiiarsenatis genomic stretch:
- a CDS encoding nitroreductase family protein, with amino-acid sequence MLDVLLKRRSIRKFKETTVEHHLIEQLIKAALLSPSSRNICPWEFVVVTDSELLEELSKSKIHGSAFLKNAPLGIVVLGDEEKSDVWIEDASIASVILHVTAESMGLGSCWIQIRNRQHSESVTSEEYIQELLQIPATKRVQAIIAIGYPDEHKKPHDEQDLQYHKVHENQYGLNWEKREQ; translated from the coding sequence ATGTTAGACGTATTGCTGAAACGTAGAAGTATACGAAAGTTTAAGGAAACTACAGTGGAGCATCATCTTATTGAGCAACTAATCAAAGCAGCACTACTTTCTCCATCTTCGAGAAATATTTGTCCGTGGGAATTTGTTGTAGTAACAGATTCAGAGCTACTAGAGGAACTATCAAAATCAAAGATTCATGGCTCCGCATTTCTTAAGAATGCGCCATTAGGAATCGTCGTCCTTGGGGATGAAGAGAAAAGTGATGTATGGATTGAGGACGCATCAATTGCCTCTGTAATTCTACATGTAACGGCGGAATCAATGGGTTTAGGTTCCTGCTGGATTCAAATTAGAAACCGACAACACAGCGAGAGCGTTACTTCCGAAGAGTACATTCAAGAGCTCTTACAGATTCCTGCGACAAAACGCGTACAAGCAATCATAGCCATTGGATATCCGGATGAACATAAGAAGCCTCATGATGAACAAGATTTACAGTACCATAAAGTGCACGAAAACCAATATGGGTTGAATTGGGAAAAGCGGGAACAATAA
- a CDS encoding MATE family efflux transporter has product MKHQSEHLGTEPIPKLLLKLSVPAMLGALVMALYNVVDTIFVSIAVGTIGVAAVSIAFPVQMIIMALAGAIGIGGASLISRLLGAGEKDKANQVFGNVISLVILVSFVGLLIGLRYLTPLLYLFGSSDSILPYAQDYLGVILFGTVFFAFAFSMNNIIRSEGNAKVAMYSMLVSSILNIILTPLFIFTFGLGVKGSAIATVLSQGITAIYLVLYFLRGKSSLTFHAKNLLPFWHHIQKIAAIGSAAFIQMGASSVMYVVANHLLGTYGGDVAIGVFGIIHKVLMFAMMPIMGVVQGLTPLVGYNFGAKLHDRVTESIKLAIKATTGIAAIGFLAIMIFPKLIMLIFTDELPAIEMGVSALRIMFALSLTIGIQMVAGSVFQALGRARAAAILSLSRQVLFLIPFLLIMPYFFKLTGIWIAFPMADIFAFSLSLWFMNRNKEIFSAAPATVANEPCLE; this is encoded by the coding sequence GTGAAACACCAAAGTGAACATTTAGGAACAGAACCAATTCCTAAATTATTATTAAAATTATCAGTACCAGCCATGCTAGGTGCTTTAGTAATGGCTTTATATAACGTAGTCGATACAATATTTGTATCTATAGCTGTAGGAACTATTGGAGTTGCAGCAGTGTCGATTGCCTTTCCTGTGCAGATGATTATTATGGCTCTTGCTGGCGCAATTGGGATTGGTGGTGCTTCTCTCATCTCTAGGCTATTAGGTGCTGGGGAGAAAGATAAGGCGAATCAAGTTTTCGGAAATGTTATTAGTCTTGTAATCTTAGTAAGTTTTGTCGGCTTACTAATAGGATTACGTTATCTAACTCCTCTACTTTATTTATTTGGTTCCAGTGATTCCATTTTGCCTTATGCCCAAGATTATTTGGGAGTCATTTTATTTGGAACTGTATTCTTTGCTTTTGCTTTTTCTATGAACAACATTATTCGTTCGGAAGGAAATGCCAAAGTTGCGATGTACTCTATGCTCGTTTCATCCATACTCAATATTATTTTAACCCCATTATTTATTTTCACCTTTGGATTAGGGGTTAAGGGTTCGGCTATAGCTACCGTATTGTCCCAAGGAATCACTGCTATCTATCTTGTTTTATACTTTTTACGCGGGAAAAGTAGCTTAACGTTCCACGCAAAAAACCTTTTACCGTTTTGGCACCATATCCAAAAGATTGCTGCCATTGGTTCTGCTGCTTTTATCCAGATGGGTGCAAGCAGTGTGATGTACGTAGTAGCAAACCACCTTCTAGGAACATATGGTGGTGATGTTGCAATTGGTGTCTTCGGTATTATCCATAAAGTTCTTATGTTTGCAATGATGCCAATTATGGGTGTAGTCCAAGGATTAACGCCACTGGTGGGCTATAACTTTGGTGCAAAATTGCATGATCGCGTTACAGAATCGATTAAGCTAGCAATTAAAGCTACAACCGGCATCGCTGCTATAGGATTCTTAGCGATTATGATATTCCCTAAGCTGATCATGTTGATTTTCACTGACGAGCTTCCTGCAATAGAAATGGGAGTTAGCGCCCTGCGGATTATGTTCGCTTTATCGTTAACGATTGGTATTCAAATGGTCGCTGGTAGTGTCTTTCAAGCACTGGGTCGGGCTAGGGCTGCAGCAATTTTATCGTTATCCCGCCAGGTATTGTTTCTAATTCCGTTCTTGCTTATTATGCCGTATTTCTTTAAACTGACGGGAATATGGATTGCATTTCCGATGGCCGATATATTTGCCTTCTCTTTATCTTTATGGTTTATGAATCGGAATAAGGAAATTTTCTCTGCTGCACCAGCAACCGTTGCCAACGAACCTTGTTTAGAATAA
- a CDS encoding DEAD/DEAH box helicase codes for MENQTVESNNNWLETLQVKPFLQEAWKVSGFSAPTAIQEKSVPPILKGQDVIAESPTGTGKTLAYLIPILHKIDPEKKSIQAVVIAPSHELAMQIYQTVQKWTTGTTIVPTSLIGGANINKQIDNLKKAPHIIVGTTGRILELIKIKKLKMHEVKSIVVDEFDVLVAQEHIGNLNHIVKATLKDRQIVLFSATLSKQTEQIGKDLMNQPQLIQVKREDIAPSNTEHIYFICEQREKIDALLKVMRAEKMKALVFINDFEKLSELESKLKFKGISFGTLTGNSSSSERKKVINDLRDNKIAFVVTSDVAARGLDIEGLTHVINFDLPRDGNQYLHRTGRTGRMGASGTVYTLVTKSEESILARYAKKVTNSLQEKKLYGGKITEKRGR; via the coding sequence ATGGAAAACCAAACGGTAGAATCAAATAACAACTGGCTAGAGACATTACAAGTAAAACCATTTTTGCAGGAGGCATGGAAGGTATCAGGCTTCTCAGCACCAACCGCCATCCAAGAAAAATCCGTTCCGCCAATCCTTAAAGGGCAAGATGTGATAGCGGAATCTCCTACGGGAACAGGAAAGACGTTAGCATATTTAATCCCTATATTACATAAGATTGACCCTGAGAAAAAAAGCATACAGGCAGTTGTCATCGCTCCATCCCATGAATTAGCAATGCAGATTTATCAGACGGTCCAGAAGTGGACAACGGGAACTACCATTGTTCCAACATCACTCATTGGAGGCGCCAATATCAATAAGCAAATCGACAATCTTAAGAAAGCGCCTCATATCATTGTAGGTACTACAGGCCGCATACTGGAGCTTATTAAAATTAAGAAACTTAAGATGCACGAAGTAAAATCAATTGTCGTGGACGAGTTTGACGTCTTAGTTGCACAGGAGCATATCGGAAACCTAAATCACATCGTGAAAGCGACACTTAAGGATCGCCAAATCGTACTATTCTCAGCAACATTATCGAAGCAAACGGAACAAATCGGGAAAGACCTGATGAATCAACCACAACTCATACAAGTTAAGAGAGAAGACATTGCCCCTTCCAATACGGAACATATCTATTTCATCTGTGAGCAGAGAGAGAAGATTGATGCGCTGTTAAAAGTCATGCGCGCGGAAAAAATGAAGGCGTTAGTCTTTATCAACGATTTTGAGAAATTATCGGAGCTTGAATCGAAGCTCAAGTTTAAAGGAATATCCTTTGGAACGCTTACAGGGAATTCTAGCAGTTCGGAACGCAAGAAAGTAATTAACGATTTAAGAGATAACAAAATTGCCTTTGTCGTAACAAGTGATGTCGCGGCCCGTGGTCTAGATATTGAGGGGCTAACCCATGTAATCAATTTCGACTTACCAAGGGATGGGAATCAGTATCTACACCGTACCGGAAGAACCGGAAGGATGGGGGCAAGCGGCACTGTCTATACCCTCGTTACGAAAAGTGAAGAGTCCATTTTAGCACGTTATGCGAAAAAGGTAACAAATTCTTTACAAGAAAAGAAGTTATACGGTGGTAAAATCACAGAAAAAAGAGGAAGGTAA
- a CDS encoding HD-GYP domain-containing protein has product MAGIVEIYHETIFVIKQMVEDVRFNREVQSQNIKEQAEKIKNLVLEESNLFHLIDQLKEVELYFYTHPIDVAIISSMLGKWLKLGEDDIYQLACAGLIHDIGKAKIPNSLLNKKFTLNEEDLEIFQKHTLKGYEILKAKDEWQEGVLLAVLQHHERQDGKGYPSGLEGNETHQFAKIVGIADMFDAMRSERSFTAKRPMYHVIKEITEGSYGNLDPMVSQCFLTNIVNGLVGSQVLLSNGMTGKVIYVNPTMPSRPMVQTEQNIIDLSREKDIEIVDIV; this is encoded by the coding sequence TTGGCTGGTATTGTTGAAATATACCACGAAACAATTTTTGTTATAAAGCAGATGGTTGAGGATGTGCGCTTTAATCGAGAGGTTCAATCCCAAAACATTAAAGAACAAGCAGAAAAAATAAAAAACCTAGTACTAGAAGAATCAAATCTGTTTCATCTTATTGATCAGTTGAAAGAGGTAGAATTATATTTTTATACGCACCCTATAGATGTTGCAATAATTTCATCAATGCTTGGAAAATGGTTGAAGTTGGGGGAAGATGACATATATCAGTTAGCTTGCGCAGGCTTAATTCATGATATCGGAAAAGCGAAAATCCCAAACTCACTATTAAATAAAAAGTTTACGTTAAATGAAGAAGACTTAGAGATTTTTCAGAAACATACATTAAAAGGGTATGAGATATTAAAAGCAAAAGATGAATGGCAAGAAGGGGTCTTACTTGCGGTATTACAACATCATGAACGTCAAGACGGCAAGGGATATCCTTCTGGTTTAGAAGGAAATGAGACGCATCAGTTTGCTAAAATTGTTGGGATCGCAGATATGTTCGACGCTATGAGATCGGAAAGAAGCTTCACAGCGAAGCGGCCTATGTACCATGTGATAAAGGAGATTACTGAGGGTAGCTATGGTAATTTAGATCCAATGGTAAGCCAATGCTTTTTGACGAATATTGTAAATGGCTTAGTAGGTTCTCAAGTATTATTAAGCAATGGAATGACGGGTAAGGTAATATACGTCAATCCAACAATGCCAAGCCGACCGATGGTTCAAACAGAACAGAATATCATAGATTTAAGTCGAGAAAAAGATATAGAGATAGTCGATATTGTTTAA
- a CDS encoding YaiI/YqxD family protein, protein MKIIVDADACPKAALQICFSLGQEFSVPVWTVASFNHNIESDHHITVDSGSQEADIKIINIATKGDIVVTQDWGLAAMVLGKPAKCISPIGIQYKPERIEFLMEEREAKAKLRRGGGRTKGPRKRTTEDDRKFESGLRRLLMTASDDMNESLIDR, encoded by the coding sequence ATGAAAATTATTGTAGATGCGGATGCTTGCCCGAAAGCGGCGCTGCAAATTTGCTTTTCACTCGGGCAGGAATTCTCTGTACCCGTTTGGACAGTAGCGAGTTTCAATCACAACATAGAATCCGACCACCACATTACCGTAGATAGTGGTTCCCAAGAGGCGGACATTAAGATTATCAATATAGCCACTAAAGGAGATATAGTGGTTACCCAAGACTGGGGTCTAGCTGCTATGGTTCTCGGAAAACCTGCTAAATGCATAAGCCCGATTGGGATTCAGTATAAACCAGAACGGATTGAATTTTTAATGGAAGAAAGAGAAGCAAAGGCGAAATTAAGGCGCGGTGGTGGACGGACTAAGGGTCCAAGAAAGAGAACTACAGAAGATGACCGCAAATTCGAATCTGGATTACGAAGACTTCTCATGACCGCAAGTGATGACATGAATGAATCACTCATTGATAGATGA
- a CDS encoding MarR family winged helix-turn-helix transcriptional regulator, with the protein MNSDMSLGKWISLLYRYGHIYITKELEQYDIGKGQFLFLIALYQKDGMSQDEIASFLHIDKGTTARALKKLELNGYIERKSNDQDLRSNFIFLTHKAMAFKPNLRSSLQGWTDILSAGLTDEELEMAFTLFRKMAKNAADYVHNERA; encoded by the coding sequence ATGAATTCGGATATGTCGCTAGGGAAATGGATATCCTTGTTATATCGTTATGGTCATATCTATATTACAAAGGAATTAGAACAATATGACATTGGCAAGGGACAATTTTTATTTTTAATTGCCCTTTATCAGAAGGACGGTATGTCACAGGATGAAATAGCCTCCTTTCTGCATATAGATAAAGGTACAACGGCTAGGGCTTTGAAAAAACTTGAACTAAACGGATATATAGAAAGAAAGTCGAATGATCAAGATCTTCGTTCGAATTTTATTTTTTTAACACATAAGGCAATGGCCTTTAAACCAAATCTTCGTAGTAGCTTACAGGGCTGGACAGATATATTAAGTGCTGGTTTAACGGATGAGGAATTAGAAATGGCATTTACTCTTTTTCGAAAAATGGCGAAAAACGCCGCCGATTATGTGCATAATGAGCGAGCATAA
- a CDS encoding uracil-DNA glycosylase has protein sequence MKLLKNEWQNLLEQEFQKDYYIQLRQFLANEYRTKTIYPDMYDIFNALHFTDYKDVKVVILGQDPYHGPNQAHGLSFSVKPGVPAPPSLVNIFKELQSDLHCYIPNNGYLKKWADQGVMLLNTALTVRAGEANSHKNIGWELFTDQIIRILNDRQDPIVFILWGANAQSKLRIINKPQHYIIKSVHPSPLSSHRGFFGSKPFSQTNKFLTSIGKEPIDWQIENI, from the coding sequence ATGAAACTATTAAAAAATGAGTGGCAGAATCTATTAGAACAAGAGTTTCAGAAAGATTACTATATCCAGCTCCGGCAGTTTCTAGCTAACGAATACCGGACGAAAACAATCTATCCTGATATGTATGATATCTTTAATGCACTACATTTCACAGACTACAAGGATGTAAAAGTCGTGATTCTTGGGCAAGATCCATACCACGGACCAAACCAAGCTCATGGCTTAAGCTTCTCAGTGAAACCGGGGGTTCCAGCTCCGCCATCGCTAGTTAATATATTCAAAGAATTACAATCAGATTTACATTGCTATATTCCTAACAATGGATATTTGAAAAAGTGGGCTGATCAAGGGGTAATGCTATTAAACACTGCTTTAACTGTACGAGCAGGTGAAGCCAACTCCCATAAGAACATAGGCTGGGAACTGTTTACTGATCAAATCATTCGTATATTAAATGATAGACAAGACCCTATCGTATTCATTCTATGGGGGGCAAACGCGCAATCAAAACTTAGGATTATCAACAAGCCACAGCATTATATCATTAAGTCTGTACATCCTAGCCCATTATCTTCGCATAGGGGTTTCTTTGGTAGCAAACCGTTTTCCCAAACAAATAAGTTCCTTACCTCTATAGGCAAGGAACCGATTGACTGGCAGATTGAAAATATATGA
- a CDS encoding MarR family winged helix-turn-helix transcriptional regulator, whose amino-acid sequence MEDFSQNLGYLLSKSAKIMKWHFNEALKNYDLTAAQWSVIKDLSIQMELLHASQNSASGIQGHPLSPAAVALRLYYDRPTISGIIDRLEKNGWVVRKPNPDDRRSQIIELTEKSESLIHELNHHGNDIMERAVAGFDSDELVALKAYLGRMIVNLSKEGD is encoded by the coding sequence ATGGAGGACTTTTCACAAAATCTAGGCTACTTACTAAGTAAATCTGCCAAAATCATGAAGTGGCATTTTAATGAAGCATTAAAGAACTATGATCTTACGGCAGCACAGTGGTCTGTCATCAAGGATTTGAGTATTCAAATGGAACTGCTTCATGCTAGTCAAAATTCTGCATCAGGTATACAAGGGCATCCCCTTTCTCCTGCTGCTGTTGCATTGAGACTTTATTATGACCGACCTACAATCTCTGGAATTATTGACCGACTCGAAAAAAACGGCTGGGTTGTCCGCAAGCCGAACCCTGACGATCGCCGCTCACAGATCATTGAGCTTACGGAAAAATCCGAAAGCTTAATCCACGAGTTAAATCATCATGGGAACGACATAATGGAGCGTGCCGTAGCAGGATTTGATTCTGATGAGTTAGTTGCACTTAAAGCCTATCTTGGTAGAATGATTGTCAATTTATCTAAGGAAGGGGACTAA
- a CDS encoding malate synthase G: MKDYVQVGNLQVAQVLYDFINEEAIPNSGLEKEAFWQGVEKLLIDFTPRNKQLLAVREEMQDKINQWHRSIRGNFDFQQYKSFLQDIGYLEPEVEDFQVTTDNVDDEIALQAGPQLVAPIMNARYSLNAVNARWGSLYDALYGTDAIPETDGAEKSEGYNPIRGAKTIAFARDFLDQAVPLDSASHKEATQYLINNDKLFVQLNDGSATELKAADQLVGYKGDANDPSSILLKHNGLHIEIQIDRAHPIGKTDAAGIKDVYIESALTTIMDFEDSVTAVDAEDKVAIYRNWLGLMKGTLSTTFKKGEKTLTRTLNADRSYTSVAGEEISLPGRSLMFVRNVGHLMTNNMILMENDEEAPEGILDGIFISLIAKHDILGNGAFANSRKQSIYIVKPKMHGSQEVAFANEMFDCIEDLLGLGRYTIKIGVMDEERRTSLNLKSCIEKVKNRIVFINTGFLDRTGDEIHTSMEAGPMIRKNEMKSSTWLQAYEKSNVVVGLQCGMQGRAQIGKGMWAMPDAMATMLQQKGSQLLAGANTAWVPSPTAATLHALHYHQVKVIEIQQALASTLTVSKDDILAIPVAQDSNWTAEEIQEELDNNSQSILGYVVRWVEQGIGCSKVPDINNVGLMEDRATLRISSQHMANWLHHGICTEEQVITTLKRMAQVVDQQNAGDSFYRPMAPDFESSVAFQAACELIFKGKEQPSGYTEPILHRRRIEAKQKFTGQC, encoded by the coding sequence ATGAAAGATTACGTACAAGTAGGAAATCTTCAAGTCGCTCAAGTTCTGTATGATTTTATTAATGAAGAGGCGATTCCTAACAGTGGACTCGAGAAAGAAGCTTTTTGGCAAGGTGTCGAGAAATTACTTATAGACTTTACACCACGAAACAAGCAATTACTTGCTGTAAGAGAAGAAATGCAAGACAAAATCAATCAATGGCACCGAAGTATTAGAGGGAACTTTGATTTTCAGCAATATAAATCATTTTTGCAAGATATCGGGTATTTAGAACCGGAAGTAGAGGATTTCCAAGTTACTACTGACAATGTGGATGACGAAATTGCGCTGCAGGCAGGTCCACAATTAGTCGCTCCCATCATGAATGCCCGCTATTCGTTGAATGCTGTTAACGCGCGCTGGGGTAGTCTTTACGATGCGCTCTATGGGACAGATGCAATTCCAGAAACGGATGGCGCGGAAAAGAGCGAAGGATATAATCCAATTCGCGGGGCAAAGACGATTGCTTTTGCGAGGGATTTCTTAGATCAAGCTGTACCGTTGGACAGCGCCTCCCATAAAGAGGCTACTCAATATTTAATAAACAATGATAAGTTGTTCGTACAATTGAATGATGGAAGTGCTACAGAACTTAAAGCTGCCGACCAATTGGTAGGGTATAAAGGGGATGCAAATGACCCGAGCTCTATTTTACTGAAACATAATGGACTTCATATTGAGATTCAAATTGACCGTGCCCATCCAATCGGCAAAACAGATGCAGCGGGGATTAAAGATGTTTATATCGAATCTGCTTTGACAACGATTATGGACTTCGAGGATTCCGTAACAGCAGTAGACGCAGAAGATAAGGTAGCAATATATCGGAACTGGTTAGGTCTTATGAAAGGAACATTAAGCACAACATTTAAAAAGGGCGAAAAGACGTTAACGAGGACTCTAAACGCTGACCGTAGCTATACATCAGTAGCTGGAGAAGAGATATCTTTGCCAGGCCGTTCGCTTATGTTTGTAAGAAATGTAGGGCATTTGATGACCAATAACATGATTCTTATGGAAAATGACGAAGAAGCACCAGAAGGTATTTTAGATGGTATCTTTATAAGCTTAATTGCGAAGCATGATATTCTAGGGAATGGAGCATTTGCAAATTCCCGCAAACAATCAATCTATATAGTAAAACCGAAAATGCATGGATCGCAGGAGGTAGCTTTTGCCAACGAAATGTTTGATTGCATTGAAGACCTACTTGGATTAGGTCGCTATACAATTAAGATTGGTGTAATGGATGAAGAGCGTAGAACATCTCTGAACTTAAAGTCATGCATTGAGAAAGTAAAGAATCGGATTGTCTTTATCAATACAGGTTTCTTAGATCGTACAGGGGATGAAATCCACACTTCCATGGAAGCGGGTCCGATGATTCGCAAGAATGAAATGAAATCTTCAACATGGCTACAGGCCTACGAAAAATCGAATGTAGTAGTAGGTTTGCAGTGTGGTATGCAAGGACGTGCACAGATCGGCAAGGGAATGTGGGCAATGCCTGATGCAATGGCAACGATGCTACAGCAGAAAGGAAGCCAATTGCTTGCAGGGGCCAATACTGCATGGGTACCATCGCCAACGGCAGCAACCTTACATGCACTTCATTATCATCAAGTAAAAGTGATAGAAATACAACAGGCATTAGCTAGCACTCTAACTGTTTCTAAGGATGATATCTTGGCAATTCCAGTCGCACAGGATTCTAATTGGACGGCAGAAGAGATTCAAGAAGAACTAGATAACAATTCCCAAAGCATATTAGGGTATGTAGTTCGTTGGGTAGAGCAAGGCATTGGATGTTCGAAAGTACCAGATATCAATAATGTTGGTCTGATGGAAGATCGGGCCACGTTAAGAATTTCGAGTCAGCATATGGCGAATTGGTTGCACCATGGAATATGCACGGAAGAACAGGTAATTACTACATTAAAACGCATGGCACAAGTAGTAGACCAGCAAAATGCAGGGGATTCGTTCTATCGTCCAATGGCACCTGACTTTGAAAGCTCTGTGGCATTCCAAGCGGCATGCGAGTTAATCTTTAAAGGCAAGGAACAGCCTAGCGGGTATACAGAGCCAATTCTGCATCGCCGTAGAATTGAGGCAAAACAGAAATTTACAGGCCAATGCTAA
- a CDS encoding SDR family oxidoreductase gives MADKILVTGMTGNVGNEVAIHLHKSSYPFVAGVRNVEKAQKQFEEQYEYVAFDFERPETFPNAFQGVTKMFLVRPPALANFEKQMKPVLDYAKQAQIQHITFLSLMGIEKNPIPPHYKIEKYIQKSGIPYTFLRPSFFMQNLNQAHVYDIKELNDIYIPSGKAKVSFIDTRDIGEAGAITLMELGHEHKCYTLTGGESIDYYQVADIFSEVLDRKIIYSNPAPLAFRRTMINRGIDKGFANVMVALYLTTKLGMAKKVTPDLEIILGRAPRTVREYTEDHRHFWE, from the coding sequence ATGGCAGACAAAATTTTAGTTACTGGAATGACAGGAAATGTCGGAAACGAAGTGGCGATTCATTTGCACAAATCCAGTTATCCTTTTGTAGCTGGTGTGAGGAATGTAGAGAAGGCGCAAAAACAATTTGAAGAGCAATATGAATATGTAGCATTTGATTTCGAAAGACCGGAAACGTTTCCCAATGCCTTTCAAGGTGTGACGAAAATGTTCCTAGTTCGACCACCAGCCTTGGCAAATTTCGAGAAACAAATGAAACCAGTGCTAGATTATGCAAAGCAAGCGCAGATTCAGCACATTACCTTTCTTTCGTTAATGGGGATTGAAAAGAATCCAATTCCACCCCATTATAAGATTGAGAAATACATTCAGAAGAGCGGTATTCCCTATACGTTCCTACGTCCTAGTTTCTTTATGCAAAACCTTAACCAAGCCCATGTATATGATATTAAGGAGTTGAACGATATCTATATCCCTTCAGGTAAAGCAAAGGTTAGCTTTATCGATACACGGGATATCGGCGAAGCAGGTGCTATTACACTCATGGAACTTGGTCATGAGCATAAATGTTATACATTAACTGGTGGCGAATCAATCGACTATTACCAAGTAGCCGATATCTTCTCTGAAGTTCTTGACAGAAAGATCATTTATTCTAACCCTGCTCCCCTGGCTTTTCGTAGAACTATGATTAACCGTGGAATCGATAAGGGCTTTGCCAATGTCATGGTTGCACTGTATCTCACAACAAAGCTTGGGATGGCGAAAAAGGTAACTCCCGATTTAGAGATTATTCTCGGAAGAGCTCCGCGAACCGTGAGAGAATATACCGAGGATCATCGTCACTTCTGGGAGTAG
- a CDS encoding 4Fe-4S dicluster domain-containing protein codes for MESIKPGYKRLEERINRFPLGAPPSDTLYKILGVLFTEKEAELVAQLPIRPFTVKTAADVWKLSEKEAHRILERLASRAILLDLDYNGVQRYVLPPPMAGFFEFSIMRTRGDINQKLLSELYYQYLNVEEDFIKSLFFDSETRLGRVFVQEPVLTNEQAVHILDYERATHMLETATHIGISTCYCRNKMHHVDQGCDAPMDICMTFNNTAQSLIKHQYARKVDLSEGLELLQQAYENNLVQCGENVKRDISFICNCCGCCCEALIAARKFGMLRPVHTTNYIPEIDNSSCAGCNKCVRTCPIGAISIENRIAKIDEGVCLGCAVCVRSCSRGSITLRQREERVITPVDSIHRTVVMAIERGKLQNLIFDNHALKSHRAMAAILSTILKLPPLKQAMASKQMKSVYLEKLIERMSSR; via the coding sequence TTGGAATCGATTAAACCTGGGTATAAACGCTTGGAAGAACGTATTAACCGCTTTCCACTTGGTGCTCCACCATCAGATACGTTGTATAAAATACTAGGAGTATTGTTTACGGAGAAAGAGGCAGAACTTGTCGCACAATTACCCATACGACCGTTTACGGTAAAAACAGCAGCAGATGTCTGGAAACTTAGTGAAAAAGAAGCTCATCGCATCCTAGAGCGGCTAGCAAGTCGAGCGATATTACTTGACCTAGATTATAACGGTGTGCAGAGGTATGTCTTACCGCCCCCAATGGCGGGTTTCTTTGAGTTTTCAATTATGCGGACGCGTGGGGATATCAATCAAAAACTTCTCAGTGAATTATATTATCAATATTTAAATGTTGAAGAAGATTTTATTAAGAGTCTTTTCTTTGATAGCGAGACTCGGTTAGGGAGGGTATTCGTTCAGGAGCCTGTACTTACGAATGAGCAAGCAGTTCACATCCTAGACTATGAGCGTGCTACACATATGCTAGAAACGGCCACACATATTGGAATCAGTACATGCTATTGTCGAAACAAAATGCATCATGTAGATCAGGGGTGTGATGCTCCTATGGATATATGTATGACCTTCAATAACACAGCACAATCACTCATTAAGCATCAGTATGCGCGAAAGGTAGATTTATCAGAAGGGCTAGAGCTGCTACAACAAGCCTATGAGAATAATTTAGTTCAGTGTGGGGAAAACGTGAAACGGGATATTAGCTTTATCTGTAATTGTTGTGGATGTTGTTGTGAAGCTCTAATAGCAGCACGGAAATTCGGCATGTTACGACCTGTACATACGACCAACTACATTCCAGAGATTGACAATAGTTCGTGCGCGGGGTGCAACAAATGCGTTCGAACATGTCCGATTGGGGCAATATCTATAGAAAATCGGATCGCAAAGATTGATGAGGGCGTCTGCCTAGGATGCGCCGTTTGTGTCCGCTCCTGCTCGAGAGGAAGTATTACACTGCGCCAAAGAGAGGAGCGGGTGATTACTCCCGTTGATTCCATCCATCGAACAGTGGTAATGGCTATTGAGCGGGGTAAGCTACAGAATTTAATCTTCGATAACCATGCGTTAAAGAGCCACCGAGCAATGGCGGCTATTTTATCTACAATTCTCAAATTGCCTCCATTGAAACAAGCGATGGCTAGCAAACAAATGAAGTCAGTGTATTTAGAAAAGCTAATAGAACGGATGTCTAGTCGTTAG